The following proteins come from a genomic window of Nocardioides albertanoniae:
- the rpmF gene encoding 50S ribosomal protein L32, producing the protein MAVPKRKTSRSNTRHRRSSWKATPAALVPVTVDGQTYDVPRRLVRAVQRGYVDPARTH; encoded by the coding sequence ATGGCCGTACCCAAGCGCAAGACCTCGCGCAGCAACACCCGCCACCGGCGCTCGAGCTGGAAGGCGACGCCGGCCGCGCTCGTGCCCGTCACCGTTGACGGGCAGACCTACGACGTGCCGCGCCGCCTCGTCCGCGCGGTCCAGCGCGGCTACGTCGACCCCGCCCGCACCCACTGA